A genomic stretch from Halalkalibacillus sediminis includes:
- the lepB gene encoding signal peptidase I: MKKEIWEWSKAIVIALLLAFVLRSFVFATSVVEGTSMDPTLHNGERVIFNKAIYLLDEPARGEIVIIQHPNKNYVKRVIGLPNDTIEVKDYVLHINGEPIEEVYLSEEQKEGTGNFDPITVPEGKYFVMGDNRSISKDSRNGLGLIEEDDIIGRSEVIIFPFDEISLTR, translated from the coding sequence TTGAAAAAAGAAATATGGGAATGGAGTAAAGCTATCGTCATTGCATTACTCCTTGCATTTGTTTTAAGAAGCTTTGTATTTGCAACATCAGTAGTGGAAGGGACAAGTATGGATCCTACTCTTCACAATGGAGAAAGGGTCATCTTCAATAAAGCGATATACCTTCTGGATGAACCTGCTAGAGGTGAAATCGTTATTATACAACACCCGAATAAAAATTATGTGAAACGAGTAATAGGACTTCCAAATGATACGATTGAAGTAAAGGACTATGTACTTCATATTAACGGAGAGCCTATTGAGGAAGTTTATCTATCAGAAGAACAAAAGGAAGGAACCGGAAACTTCGATCCAATTACCGTTCCTGAAGGTAAATATTTTGTAATGGGAGATAATCGTTCAATTAGTAAAGACAGTCGTAATGGGCTAGGCCTCATTGAAGAAGACGATATTATCGGACGTTCTGAAGTCATTATTTTTCCATTCGACGAAATCTCCTTGACCAGATAA
- the trhA gene encoding PAQR family membrane homeostasis protein TrhA, whose translation MVTHVFSRKEEFVNAVTHGLGALLSIAGLVILIVFASLNGNAWQVVSVTVYGVTMLTMYLSSTIVHSLHEGKTKDFFLFLDHSSIYLFIAGTYTPILLVLLRGPVGWTIFGVIWGVAILGIIFKIFFVKKFMVISTLIYLLLGWMVVFVWQPLTEEMSYNGLIFLIVGGILYSVGSIFYMWRGFAYHHAIWHLFVIAGSAFHFFAILFYIVLD comes from the coding sequence ATTGTGACTCATGTTTTTAGTAGAAAAGAAGAGTTCGTAAATGCTGTCACACATGGACTTGGGGCTTTGTTAAGTATCGCAGGCCTTGTGATATTGATCGTATTCGCTTCATTGAATGGAAATGCTTGGCAAGTAGTTTCTGTAACGGTTTACGGGGTGACGATGCTTACAATGTATTTATCTTCAACCATTGTACATAGTCTTCACGAAGGAAAGACTAAGGATTTCTTTCTTTTCTTAGATCATTCTTCTATCTATCTGTTCATCGCTGGGACCTACACACCTATCCTGTTAGTTTTACTGCGAGGTCCAGTCGGATGGACGATTTTCGGTGTCATTTGGGGTGTAGCGATATTAGGGATTATTTTCAAGATTTTCTTTGTTAAAAAATTCATGGTCATCTCTACTTTAATATATTTATTGCTAGGATGGATGGTTGTATTCGTATGGCAACCATTGACTGAGGAAATGAGTTACAACGGATTGATTTTCTTAATTGTCGGGGGAATCTTATACTCAGTGGGTAGTATCTTTTATATGTGGCGAGGATTTGCTTATCATCACGCAATCTGGCATCTGTTTGTTATTGCAGGAAGCGCCTTCCACTTTTTTGCGATTTTATTTTATATAGTTTTAGATTGA
- a CDS encoding PLDc N-terminal domain-containing protein, which produces MEIIGLFLLFGLILILLNIFTSIWAYRDSIRKGNSKEYAIVVLIGTLFFPVLGLIVYLIIRND; this is translated from the coding sequence ATGGAGATTATCGGATTGTTTCTATTGTTTGGACTAATTTTAATTTTATTGAACATTTTTACAAGTATTTGGGCTTATAGGGACTCGATTAGAAAAGGAAATAGCAAGGAATACGCGATTGTCGTGCTTATCGGAACCTTGTTCTTCCCGGTACTCGGGCTGATCGTATACCTAATAATCAGGAATGATTAG
- a CDS encoding metallophosphoesterase gives MPKQKKISRRSFLNRLTLGTLGFFGISFGGYYYAREIEPYWLYVNRSNIQSEKIPESLTDFKIAQFTDTHIGFHYHNKELEDVVHSIQNETPDLIVFTGDLFDDPSLVDVEGFEEVVRILQKLDAPFGKYWVYGNHDHGGYGSSKIDEVMQQSGFKLLKNESTIIGSGDNTFTLTGLDDILLGSPNMRNVLPEEREEHFNIILCHEPDFAEVVKVYPFDVQLSGHSHGGQIQLPIIGNLVAPPLGERYVEGHFTLGNRPLQLFVSRGIGTTRLPFRFLCRPEINVYTLKSN, from the coding sequence ATGCCGAAGCAGAAGAAAATTTCAAGGCGTTCTTTTTTAAATAGATTAACTTTAGGAACTTTAGGCTTCTTTGGTATAAGTTTTGGAGGATATTATTATGCTAGAGAAATTGAACCGTACTGGTTGTATGTCAATCGTAGCAACATCCAATCTGAAAAAATTCCTGAATCATTAACTGATTTCAAAATTGCTCAATTCACTGATACGCATATCGGTTTTCATTATCATAATAAAGAACTTGAGGATGTAGTCCACTCCATACAGAATGAAACACCTGATTTGATTGTTTTCACTGGAGACTTGTTTGATGATCCATCTCTAGTAGATGTCGAAGGATTTGAAGAAGTCGTAAGGATTCTTCAAAAACTTGATGCACCTTTTGGAAAGTATTGGGTATATGGAAACCATGACCATGGAGGATACGGCTCTTCTAAAATTGATGAAGTAATGCAGCAGAGTGGCTTTAAATTGTTGAAGAATGAATCTACTATCATAGGAAGTGGAGATAACACTTTCACATTGACAGGCTTGGACGATATATTGCTAGGGTCCCCTAACATGCGAAATGTTCTGCCTGAGGAAAGAGAAGAACACTTTAACATTATCCTGTGTCATGAACCGGATTTCGCAGAAGTAGTAAAAGTATATCCTTTCGATGTACAACTTTCTGGGCATAGCCATGGAGGACAAATCCAATTGCCTATCATTGGAAATCTAGTTGCACCACCATTAGGAGAAAGATACGTGGAGGGTCATTTTACTTTAGGAAATCGACCTCTGCAGTTGTTTGTTTCTCGAGGCATAGGGACCACTAGGTTACCCTTCCGTTTCCTTTGCAGACCAGAAATCAATGTTTACACCTTAAAAAGTAACTGA
- a CDS encoding aspartyl-phosphate phosphatase Spo0E family protein, whose amino-acid sequence MTPKNKETLQQQIEAVRKQMILIATEKGYTSQESVEVSQKLDDLLNEYQSIRREEESMLF is encoded by the coding sequence TTGACGCCAAAAAATAAGGAAACATTGCAACAACAAATTGAAGCAGTGCGTAAACAAATGATTCTAATTGCAACTGAAAAAGGATATACAAGTCAAGAATCTGTAGAGGTTTCTCAGAAGTTGGATGACTTATTAAATGAATATCAATCGATACGAAGAGAAGAGGAAAGTATGTTGTTTTAG
- the cbpB gene encoding cyclic-di-AMP-binding protein CbpB gives MLSTKDFDLETTTVQEMMIDADKVAHVQLQNPLEHALLVLAKTGYNAVPVLDLNSRFCGIISKSNIIEAMFGVERIEVEQLNEKIVKDAMDQDIPTLHEEDTLEKALHVLIDYTFVCVIDQQQQMTGILTRRQMLKQFRNQYYQQRGN, from the coding sequence ATGTTAAGTACGAAAGATTTTGATTTAGAAACGACTACGGTACAAGAGATGATGATTGACGCAGATAAAGTTGCCCATGTACAATTGCAGAATCCACTTGAACACGCACTACTTGTATTAGCTAAAACTGGGTACAATGCTGTCCCTGTATTAGATCTCAACAGCCGATTTTGTGGAATTATCAGCAAGTCGAATATTATTGAAGCGATGTTTGGTGTAGAGAGAATTGAAGTTGAACAGCTGAATGAAAAAATTGTTAAAGATGCGATGGATCAAGACATTCCAACCCTACATGAGGAAGATACCCTAGAAAAAGCATTACATGTCTTAATCGATTATACGTTTGTGTGTGTAATAGATCAGCAACAGCAGATGACAGGGATTCTTACCCGAAGACAAATGCTCAAACAATTTAGAAATCAATATTACCAACAGCGAGGAAACTAA
- the fadH gene encoding 2,4-dienoyl-CoA reductase: protein MENQVVIVTGGSSGMGKYMAQKFANEGAKVVITGRNEDKLSKAKEEISGGKNLEVHTISMDVRKPEEVQKMVDETVEKYGTIDCLVNNAAGNFIAPAEKLSFNGWNSVIDIVLNGTFYCSHTVGQYWIENKIEGRMINIVATYAWNAGPGVIHSASAKAGVLAMTRTLAVEWGRKYGIRANAIAPGPIDRTGGAEKLWESEEAAKRTLQSVPLGRLGEPEEIAELAYFMLSDKAKYMNGEVVTLDGGQWLNQYPF, encoded by the coding sequence ATCGAAAATCAAGTAGTCATTGTAACAGGCGGATCAAGCGGAATGGGAAAATATATGGCTCAGAAGTTCGCTAATGAAGGTGCCAAAGTTGTTATTACAGGTAGAAACGAAGATAAATTGTCAAAAGCTAAAGAGGAAATAAGCGGAGGCAAAAACTTAGAGGTTCATACGATTTCAATGGATGTAAGAAAACCTGAGGAAGTTCAGAAAATGGTCGATGAAACGGTTGAAAAGTACGGAACTATTGATTGCTTAGTCAATAATGCTGCGGGTAATTTTATTGCTCCAGCTGAAAAACTCTCCTTTAATGGTTGGAACTCTGTCATCGATATTGTTCTGAACGGTACATTCTATTGTAGTCATACAGTGGGCCAATACTGGATTGAGAATAAAATTGAAGGTAGAATGATCAACATTGTCGCGACATATGCGTGGAATGCAGGTCCTGGTGTGATCCATTCAGCCTCAGCAAAAGCTGGTGTCCTAGCTATGACAAGAACATTGGCAGTAGAATGGGGAAGAAAATACGGTATTCGTGCCAATGCAATTGCTCCAGGTCCTATTGACCGTACAGGGGGAGCAGAGAAGTTGTGGGAGTCGGAAGAAGCGGCAAAACGCACCTTACAATCTGTGCCTCTAGGACGATTAGGGGAGCCTGAAGAAATTGCGGAGTTAGCTTACTTCATGTTGTCTGACAAAGCAAAGTATATGAACGGTGAAGTGGTTACACTAGATGGTGGGCAATGGTTGAATCAGTACCCATTCTAG
- a CDS encoding aminotransferase A yields the protein MEELLNTQVKNIEISGIRKFFNLVQGKEDIISLTIGQPDFKTPNHIKDAAKLALDHNHTTYTPNAGLPELRNAIQDYVKEKYQLSYDFSDEIIVTVGASQGIDITLRTILNPGDEVLLPSPVYPGYEPLIRLAGGIPVHVDTTNNGFKFTADLIEEQINERTKCVILPYPSNPTGVTLTEEELKGIVQVIKEKSIFLLADEIYSELTYDVPHRSIGTFEEIRGQSIIIQGLSKSHSMTGFRIGYVLAPAAIQQHILKVHQYNVSCATSTSQHAALEALKNGQTDPVEMRDEYRKRRDYVLSRLERMNIEVVKPEGAFYVFPKLKLEGFSSFDLAVKLLEEYGLALVPGDAFSSCGEGYVRLSYAYNIETLSKGLDRLESFVNKELIKK from the coding sequence TTGGAAGAACTACTGAATACACAAGTTAAAAATATTGAAATATCAGGCATCAGAAAGTTTTTTAATCTGGTCCAAGGAAAAGAAGATATTATTTCTCTTACTATTGGACAACCTGATTTCAAGACACCAAACCATATAAAAGACGCTGCTAAACTTGCGCTCGACCATAACCACACTACATATACACCAAATGCAGGATTACCAGAACTACGCAATGCTATACAAGATTATGTGAAGGAGAAATACCAGCTTTCATATGATTTTTCAGATGAAATAATAGTAACAGTTGGCGCCTCGCAGGGGATAGATATCACTCTTAGAACTATTTTAAACCCTGGGGATGAAGTGCTTCTTCCTAGCCCTGTATATCCAGGTTATGAACCATTGATCAGATTGGCCGGGGGAATTCCTGTACATGTAGATACCACAAATAACGGATTTAAATTTACTGCTGATTTAATAGAAGAACAAATCAACGAGCGTACCAAATGTGTCATCTTACCTTACCCTTCAAATCCTACCGGAGTTACTTTAACAGAGGAAGAATTAAAAGGTATTGTTCAAGTTATAAAAGAAAAATCGATTTTCCTCCTCGCTGATGAAATATATAGTGAACTGACCTACGATGTGCCTCATCGGTCGATTGGAACATTTGAGGAAATACGTGGGCAATCCATTATCATCCAAGGGTTATCAAAATCTCATTCAATGACGGGATTCCGGATCGGGTATGTCCTTGCGCCAGCAGCAATCCAACAACATATACTAAAGGTACATCAATACAATGTTTCATGTGCGACATCTACTAGTCAACACGCAGCATTAGAAGCACTAAAAAATGGGCAAACTGATCCTGTGGAGATGAGAGATGAGTATAGAAAAAGAAGGGATTACGTATTAAGTAGGTTGGAAAGAATGAATATCGAAGTTGTGAAACCGGAAGGGGCCTTTTATGTATTTCCAAAACTAAAGTTGGAAGGCTTCTCCTCTTTTGATTTGGCTGTCAAGTTATTAGAGGAATATGGTTTAGCACTGGTGCCAGGAGATGCTTTTTCTTCTTGCGGAGAGGGTTACGTCAGACTATCTTATGCTTATAATATTGAGACATTATCCAAAGGCTTAGATCGATTAGAGTCTTTTGTAAATAAGGAGCTTATAAAAAAATAA
- a CDS encoding SCO family protein, with amino-acid sequence MFLKNKSILILLLFGFILLLTACQESQAEEPKYQPEFENEVESFTYTNQDKQEVSLSDLEGTYWISNFIFTNCNTVCPPMTANMAKLQDKAEEENLDVRFVSFSVDPVNDDPATLKSFGDKFKVNYDNWDFLTGYDQEHIESFAANSFKALVSKVDGQEQVNHGTQFFIVNPDGEMINSFSGTSDEEMDNIIDHLKYYTD; translated from the coding sequence ATGTTTTTAAAAAATAAAAGTATATTAATACTCTTACTGTTTGGCTTCATACTACTTTTAACAGCTTGCCAGGAGTCTCAAGCAGAAGAACCTAAATACCAACCTGAATTTGAAAATGAAGTTGAATCATTCACATATACTAACCAGGATAAACAAGAAGTTTCTTTAAGTGATTTAGAAGGAACGTACTGGATATCCAATTTCATCTTCACTAATTGTAATACCGTTTGTCCACCTATGACTGCCAACATGGCGAAACTACAAGATAAAGCTGAGGAAGAAAATCTTGATGTTCGATTTGTTTCCTTCTCAGTCGATCCGGTAAATGATGATCCAGCTACCTTAAAGTCTTTTGGTGACAAATTCAAAGTAAACTATGATAATTGGGATTTCCTTACCGGTTATGATCAGGAGCACATCGAAAGTTTTGCTGCTAACTCTTTTAAAGCATTAGTTTCGAAGGTAGATGGACAAGAACAGGTCAACCACGGTACTCAATTCTTTATCGTAAACCCAGATGGTGAGATGATTAATTCCTTCTCCGGAACAAGTGATGAGGAAATGGATAATATCATTGATCATTTAAAATACTACACTGATTAA